One genomic segment of Gammaproteobacteria bacterium includes these proteins:
- a CDS encoding HU family DNA-binding protein: protein MNKAELIHAVAESTKLSQADADRAVQAVLGGITNALVKGEQVVLVGFGTFTVKQRAARTGRNPQTGQTIHIAASKVPGFKAGKALKDAVN from the coding sequence ATGAACAAGGCTGAACTGATCCACGCGGTGGCGGAATCGACCAAGCTCTCGCAGGCCGACGCGGATCGCGCGGTGCAGGCGGTGCTCGGCGGCATCACCAATGCGCTCGTCAAGGGCGAGCAGGTGGTGCTCGTGGGCTTCGGCACCTTCACCGTGAAGCAGCGGGCTGCCCGTACCGGTCGCAATCCCCAGACCGGCCAGACCATCCACATCGCCGCCAGCAAGGTTCCGGGTTTCAAAGCTGGCAAAGCCCTGAAGGATGCCGTAAACTAG